One Chanodichthys erythropterus isolate Z2021 chromosome 10, ASM2448905v1, whole genome shotgun sequence DNA segment encodes these proteins:
- the ppp1r3c2a gene encoding protein phosphatase 1 regulatory subunit 3C-B has translation MNNTKPYGFNSYSLPEHVMPVELAMYAQVSPPVSQLLGMSALRSSSSNISSPELQRARLSPPSPSSSLSSSSSSSSLSSYSPGRATLRKKKQVVFADAKGLALATVRIFTTDPSETETEDAPQPEESVKARAPMQSVRMRLKLGFPQPIADCASLKETLVQLESCSLTERVLSGVVRVCNIKFDKTVVVRITFDSWRSHKDIACTYVREPHATLETDLFAFNVSLPSELDPKERVEFLVVFRPGNSNMKFVDNNKGKNYQIYLENVAPEPRLVTPNRWNFVENVAPEPRLVTPSRRNFVTPSPLRLSAWPGVRSHDLQRMKNLPCRDPHYPDRLVHRTWGRMANVAPLC, from the exons ATGAACAACACAAA ACCATATGGATTCAACAGTTACTCTTTGCCTGAGCACGTGATGCCAGTGGAATTGGCCATGTATGCGCAGGTTAGCCCACCGGTGTCTCAGCTCCTTGGCATGTCCGCTCTCAGGTCCTCTTCATCCAACATTTCCTCACCGGAGCTTCAAAGAGCCAGACTTTCACCTCCTTCCCCATCATCTTCACTGTCATCCTCCAGTTCTAGCAGCTCCCTGTCCTCGTACTCTCCCGGCCGCGCCACACTACGCAAGAAGAAGCAAGTTGTATTTGCTGATGCTAAAGGTCTTGCTCTTGCCACCGTGCGCATCTTCACCACTGACCCTTCGGAGACGGAAACTGAAGATGCCCCCCAACCAGAGGAGAGTGTGAAGGCTAGAGCTCCCATGCAGAGTGTGAGAATGCGACTGAAGCTTGGTTTTCCACAGCCTATTGCAGACTGTGCAAGCTTGAAGGAAACCTTAGTGCAGTTGGAGAGCTGTAGCTTGACCGAAAGGGTGTTGAGCGGAGTTGTACGGGTCTGCAACATTAAGTTTGACAAGACTGTAGTTGTCCGCATAACTTTTGACTCATGGCGAAGCCACAAAGATATTGCATGCACTTATGTTAGGGAACCACATGCAACTTTGGAGACCGACTTGTTTGCTTTTAATGTGTCTCTACCATCTGAGCTGGACCCAAAGGAACGTGTGGAATTCTTAGTGGTGTTCCGACCCGGCAATAGCAACATGAAATTTGTAGACAACAACAAGGGTAAAAACTACCAGATTTATTTGGAAAATGTGGCACCGGAACCTCGGCTAGTGACCCCAAACAGGTGGAACTTTGTGGAAAACGTGGCACCAGAACCTCGCCTAGTGACACCAAGCAGGCGGAACTTCGTTACACCAAGTCCTCTGCGTCTTTCTGCATGGCCCGGGGTCAGAAGTCATGATCTACAGAGGATGAAAAACCTGCCATGCAGAGACCCACATTACCCAGACCGTCTGGTGCATAGGACCTGGGGAAGAATGGCAAATGTTGCTCCATTGTGTTAA